In a genomic window of Bacteroidota bacterium:
- the ruvC gene encoding crossover junction endodeoxyribonuclease RuvC yields MTKERIILGIDPGTAITGYGLIKLVQKEIIIINFGVIELHKYSDHYLKLKKIFERTLHLIDEYHPDELAIEAPFYGKNVQSMLKLGRAQGVAMSAALYRSIPIFEYAPRKVKMAITGVGSASKEQVADFLKYLLKIEIPIHLDATDGLAVAVCHSMQNINTQSNGAKSWKDFINKNPGRLV; encoded by the coding sequence TTGACAAAAGAAAGAATCATTTTAGGAATAGATCCTGGCACTGCCATTACAGGTTATGGATTGATAAAACTTGTTCAAAAAGAGATTATTATAATAAATTTTGGGGTTATCGAATTGCACAAATATTCTGATCATTACCTGAAATTGAAAAAAATATTCGAACGAACTTTGCATTTAATCGACGAGTATCACCCCGACGAACTTGCAATAGAAGCCCCATTTTACGGAAAAAATGTACAATCGATGCTGAAGCTCGGCAGAGCTCAAGGCGTGGCAATGTCTGCCGCATTGTATCGTTCAATCCCAATTTTCGAATATGCACCCCGAAAAGTAAAAATGGCAATAACGGGCGTTGGCAGTGCCTCGAAAGAACAAGTTGCCGATTTCTTGAAATATTTGCTAAAAATTGAAATTCCCATACATCTTGATGCCACCGATGGTCTTGCAGTAGCAGTTTGCCACTCAATGCAAAACATTAATACACAGTCGAATGGAGCAA